The following are from one region of the candidate division WWE3 bacterium genome:
- a CDS encoding MiaB/RimO family radical SAM methylthiotransferase, which produces MMTFLLKTYGCAMNTYESGKIADLLLGLDLTEASDIHQSDFLIINSCSIRQAAEDSVYGWGLVIKDLPKKPVVILMGCLTGAAKSQRRRYELSYLQKKAPWVDYFWTFEEAVEKLPTIVKSNRVASVERNSTGLVSISRGCDNFCTYCVVPYARGPEKSRPLSDIIEEVEKLVTSGQTEIILLGQNVNSWGKDFTPPERFSYLVKKVHAIKGITKVSFLSSNPYDFEDDLIAVLKLPKVDRYLHLPVQSGDDEILRKMNRRHTREEYLELVVKIKKAVPEIRIGTDIIVGFPGETDGQFGHTLDLIKEVGFKQIFVAMYSPRKGTVAAETMMDDVPSKVKRQRHKEVLDLIKKISKVLI; this is translated from the coding sequence ATGATGACTTTCTTACTTAAAACCTACGGTTGCGCCATGAACACCTACGAATCTGGTAAGATCGCAGATTTGCTTTTAGGTCTTGATCTTACTGAAGCTTCCGACATTCACCAAAGTGATTTTTTAATAATTAATTCCTGTTCTATTCGGCAGGCGGCTGAAGATTCAGTTTATGGCTGGGGATTAGTAATTAAAGATTTGCCTAAAAAGCCGGTGGTTATTTTGATGGGCTGCCTCACCGGTGCCGCTAAAAGCCAGCGGAGGCGTTACGAATTGTCGTATTTGCAAAAGAAAGCGCCATGGGTTGATTATTTTTGGACGTTTGAAGAAGCGGTAGAAAAATTGCCGACGATTGTTAAGTCAAATAGAGTGGCGTCAGTTGAACGAAATTCAACAGGTCTTGTCTCGATTTCTCGAGGTTGCGATAATTTTTGTACTTACTGTGTTGTGCCTTATGCCAGAGGGCCGGAAAAGTCGAGACCATTATCAGACATCATCGAGGAAGTTGAGAAGTTGGTTACCAGCGGTCAAACAGAAATAATATTACTTGGGCAAAATGTAAATTCCTGGGGTAAAGATTTTACACCGCCAGAAAGATTTTCGTATCTTGTAAAAAAAGTTCATGCTATTAAAGGCATTACTAAAGTGTCATTCTTATCGTCGAATCCCTACGATTTCGAAGACGATTTGATTGCGGTTTTAAAACTTCCAAAAGTTGATCGCTATTTGCATTTGCCGGTGCAAAGTGGTGATGATGAGATTCTAAGAAAGATGAATCGCCGTCATACCCGCGAAGAATATTTAGAGTTAGTCGTGAAGATTAAAAAAGCAGTGCCGGAAATACGAATTGGGACGGATATTATCGTGGGTTTTCCGGGCGAAACAGATGGGCAGTTTGGCCACACTTTAGATTTAATTAAAGAGGTTGGGTTTAAACAAATATTTGTAGCCATGTACTCGCCGCGGAAAGGGACGGTGGCGGCTGAGACGATGATGGATGATGTGCCGTCGAAAGTAAAAAGACAGAGGCATAAGGAGGTACTAGATTTAATTAAGAAAATATCTAAAGTATTAATTTAA
- a CDS encoding DUF3800 domain-containing protein: MIAFIDESGTNKQDGHSTMAVVYVEVINKEIFEKEFSIILKELNIQEFHWADQGWKVRRKFIERVINLNFFFKVAVFTNPSNPGKMLEIVFQHLIVEENIHFIFIDGKKPRRYENELKRVLRSKGITVKKLRTVRSETGYFGVQLADALAGLIRYFEDNPKAEDAKDLILKVQRSKRIFAKYIFSGQ; the protein is encoded by the coding sequence GTGATTGCTTTCATTGATGAATCAGGTACCAATAAACAAGATGGGCACTCAACAATGGCAGTGGTGTATGTAGAAGTAATAAACAAAGAAATATTTGAAAAGGAGTTTTCAATAATTCTTAAGGAGTTGAATATACAGGAATTTCACTGGGCAGATCAAGGTTGGAAAGTTCGACGAAAGTTTATTGAGAGGGTTATCAATTTAAATTTCTTTTTTAAAGTGGCTGTGTTTACAAATCCATCGAATCCTGGAAAGATGCTGGAAATTGTTTTTCAACATTTAATTGTCGAGGAAAATATCCACTTTATATTTATTGATGGTAAAAAACCACGACGATATGAAAACGAATTAAAAAGAGTCTTACGATCCAAGGGTATAACTGTCAAAAAGTTGCGAACTGTTCGAAGTGAGACTGGCTATTTTGGTGTTCAGTTGGCCGACGCTCTTGCTGGACTAATTCGGTATTTTGAAGATAACCCAAAAGCAGAAGATGCTAAAGATCTTATACTTAAAGTACAAAGATCTAAAAGAATTTTTGCCAAATATATCTTTTCAGGACAATAA
- a CDS encoding YifB family Mg chelatase-like AAA ATPase — translation MALAKVLSGTTVGLESTPINIEVSIEEVGFPAFTIVGMADKAVEESRERVRSAIKSSGLEFPRHRVTVNLTPADLPKRGASFDLPIAIGILIASGALEIEVKDALFFGELSLDGSLRHTPGAITLGTLCEKLNIPNLYLPETNALEASFISGIKPFGVLKLSDLVKHLAGDNNLIATPTHDFNELINAEITYPLDFKEVRGQEQAKRALEIAAAGGHNVAMKGPPGSGKTMLARALPSILPKLTPKEAFEVTKIYSVTGNLPAEESFMKTRPFRSPHHTTSRIGLVGGGSHPTPGEISLAHRGVLFLDEFPELDRATLEALRQPLEDGFVSVSRAAGTMVFPSKFILIVASNPCPCGNLGSSNRKCICNAHQIENYKKRISGPILDRIDIHLEVPAVEIDKLVGNNIVAAEDSTAVRSRVQAARDRQEKRLKDAGLTCNAEMSTRHIKEFCEISNDSQNLLKTAVANMGLSARGYFRILKVARTIADLAGSDTIETPMIAEALQYRTQT, via the coding sequence ATGGCCCTAGCAAAAGTGCTTTCCGGAACTACAGTTGGTCTTGAGAGCACACCGATCAACATTGAAGTCAGTATCGAAGAAGTCGGCTTTCCGGCATTTACAATCGTCGGCATGGCCGACAAAGCCGTTGAAGAATCTCGCGAACGGGTCCGCAGTGCTATAAAAAGTTCCGGTTTGGAATTTCCCAGGCACCGAGTAACAGTAAATCTAACGCCCGCTGACCTACCCAAACGTGGCGCCTCGTTTGACCTGCCCATCGCCATTGGAATCTTAATTGCTTCCGGCGCTCTCGAAATTGAAGTCAAGGACGCCTTATTTTTTGGTGAGTTATCACTTGACGGTTCGTTACGACATACCCCAGGAGCAATTACACTGGGAACACTTTGCGAAAAATTAAACATTCCCAATTTATACTTACCGGAAACGAATGCGTTAGAAGCCTCTTTCATCAGTGGCATTAAACCCTTCGGTGTTTTAAAGCTTAGTGACCTCGTCAAGCATCTCGCCGGTGATAACAACCTAATAGCCACTCCCACGCATGATTTTAACGAACTGATCAACGCTGAAATTACGTACCCACTTGATTTTAAGGAAGTTCGCGGCCAAGAACAGGCTAAAAGAGCGCTCGAAATCGCTGCGGCCGGTGGCCACAATGTGGCTATGAAGGGGCCTCCCGGCAGTGGCAAAACGATGCTCGCCCGCGCTCTTCCCTCAATTCTTCCGAAGTTGACACCTAAAGAAGCCTTTGAGGTCACGAAGATTTATTCGGTAACTGGGAATTTGCCGGCTGAAGAGTCGTTTATGAAAACCCGGCCATTTCGCAGCCCCCACCACACGACATCCAGAATTGGCCTTGTTGGCGGCGGCTCCCACCCCACCCCTGGCGAGATTTCCCTAGCTCATCGCGGTGTTTTATTTCTCGATGAGTTTCCGGAATTAGATCGTGCGACGCTGGAAGCATTAAGACAGCCTTTAGAGGACGGTTTTGTTTCGGTTTCCAGGGCGGCGGGGACCATGGTCTTCCCTTCCAAATTTATCTTAATAGTCGCCAGCAACCCCTGCCCTTGCGGCAATCTTGGAAGTTCTAATCGCAAATGTATTTGTAACGCGCATCAAATAGAAAATTATAAAAAGCGCATTTCCGGCCCTATTTTGGACCGCATTGATATTCATTTAGAAGTGCCGGCCGTGGAAATCGATAAATTAGTGGGAAATAATATCGTGGCCGCTGAGGATAGTACAGCAGTAAGGTCACGAGTCCAAGCAGCCAGGGACCGACAAGAGAAACGTTTAAAAGACGCTGGGCTAACCTGTAATGCAGAAATGTCGACCCGCCATATTAAAGAGTTTTGTGAAATTAGTAACGACTCTCAAAATCTGCTCAAGACCGCCGTCGCCAATATGGGCCTCTCCGCCCGCGGCTATTTTCGCATCCTCAAAGTTGCCCGCACAATAGCCGATCTCGCCGGCAGCGACACGATTGAAACCCCAATGATTGCGGAAGCTTTGCAATACAGAACTCAGACGTAA
- the argS gene encoding arginine--tRNA ligase: MNLKDLIFKNVLDAVNALYGDAVTLVLPKLDVTYPPNSDFGDYACNAPLIIGKELHKNPMQIATEIIAKLPKDNKIASVTAASPGFLNFKIAKGTTQAVVNQVIKDGSDYGTLTPEKPLKIQVEFVSANPTGPLHIGNFRGGPLGDSLASVLQKAGHQVEREYYHNDLGNQVKKLGESIVYRINEIQGKPTGEFPEGGYKGEYVTDLAKKVIENHTSPTPHTTPTTLTDPIELGKYAVDYFRDQALELCRTADIHFDNVTAESDAIDKGWTKKSLEQLQKGGYLKVADGATWFAPSDSFLEDRECVVIKSSGDYDYFSNDIGYHQNKFERGFDKVINVWGANHHGHIPRMKAAMEALGIDPNRLEVLLYQWVTLIRNGEKIGMSKRAGNFVLAKDVLAEIGSDALRFTFLTRDASTPLEFDVELVKKKARENPVYYAQYAHARMMSILGKSDAPVVETSKVELLTTQEELNILKHLNKFSELIAEIAVTYGVHQLTNYALTLADLFHKFYETSPVLAARNADITKDLSEARIALVKATQTVLKETLRLLGVSAPDHM; encoded by the coding sequence ATGAACCTAAAAGATTTAATATTTAAAAACGTTCTAGACGCTGTTAACGCACTTTATGGCGACGCCGTTACTCTGGTGTTACCAAAGCTTGACGTGACCTATCCCCCAAATTCTGACTTTGGCGACTACGCTTGCAATGCGCCCTTAATTATTGGTAAAGAACTTCACAAAAATCCGATGCAAATCGCTACAGAAATTATCGCTAAACTTCCTAAAGACAACAAAATCGCCAGCGTCACCGCGGCCTCCCCCGGCTTTCTCAATTTCAAAATAGCAAAAGGGACAACCCAGGCCGTTGTTAATCAAGTCATCAAGGACGGCAGCGACTACGGAACGTTGACCCCAGAAAAGCCTTTAAAGATTCAAGTAGAATTCGTGTCTGCCAACCCGACCGGACCGCTTCACATCGGCAACTTTCGAGGGGGACCACTTGGTGACAGTCTCGCTAGTGTTTTACAAAAAGCGGGGCACCAGGTTGAGCGTGAGTATTATCACAACGATTTAGGCAACCAAGTCAAAAAATTGGGGGAATCGATTGTTTACCGAATTAACGAGATCCAAGGAAAACCCACCGGCGAATTTCCGGAGGGTGGTTATAAAGGAGAATATGTAACAGATTTAGCTAAAAAAGTCATCGAAAATCATACCTCGCCTACCCCCCATACAACCCCTACCACCCTTACGGATCCAATCGAGCTTGGTAAATACGCCGTAGATTATTTCCGCGACCAAGCTTTGGAACTTTGCCGAACCGCCGATATCCACTTCGATAACGTAACAGCAGAGTCAGATGCGATTGATAAAGGCTGGACCAAAAAATCACTGGAGCAACTCCAAAAAGGCGGTTATCTAAAAGTCGCTGACGGCGCCACCTGGTTCGCCCCCTCCGACAGCTTTCTTGAAGACCGCGAGTGCGTGGTTATTAAATCGAGCGGCGACTACGATTATTTTAGCAACGACATTGGCTATCACCAAAACAAATTCGAACGGGGCTTCGATAAAGTCATCAATGTGTGGGGTGCTAACCACCACGGCCACATTCCTCGCATGAAGGCTGCCATGGAGGCCTTAGGAATTGACCCGAATAGACTTGAGGTTCTGCTCTATCAATGGGTAACACTCATTAGAAATGGCGAAAAGATTGGGATGAGTAAACGAGCCGGCAACTTCGTTTTAGCCAAAGACGTTCTGGCCGAAATTGGCAGTGATGCTTTACGGTTTACGTTTTTAACCAGAGATGCATCAACGCCGCTTGAATTTGATGTTGAACTGGTTAAAAAGAAAGCTCGAGAAAATCCGGTTTACTACGCTCAATATGCCCACGCCCGGATGATGAGTATTTTAGGAAAGTCCGATGCTCCTGTTGTAGAAACCTCAAAGGTGGAGTTGCTGACGACTCAGGAAGAACTGAATATTTTAAAACATCTGAATAAATTTTCGGAATTAATCGCCGAAATCGCAGTGACCTATGGAGTTCATCAACTCACTAACTATGCACTAACACTGGCTGACTTGTTTCACAAATTCTACGAAACCAGCCCCGTCCTCGCTGCCCGCAACGCAGACATAACCAAAGACCTTTCCGAAGCCAGAATTGCTTTAGTCAAAGCCACCCAAACCGTCCTCAAGGAAACCCTGCGCCTCCTCGGCGTCTCCGCCCCAGATCATATGTGA
- the miaA gene encoding tRNA (adenosine(37)-N6)-dimethylallyltransferase MiaA translates to MRSNKFIVLVGPTSSGKTSKALELCKKFNGEVISADSRQLYKGMDIGTGKLPLSADRVDVTKAGGHWDFNDTRVWMYDVVNPGEYFSALDFKNKAEVTIDDVWKRAKVPFIVGGTGFYVETLLGLKSVANVSPNIKLREELDKLSVAELSTKLKEIDPAAWGRVDKNNPRRLQRAIEVSNEKNRHSELDSESSNWIPGQARNDISHSLILGFTAPHEILYPRADAWVDEALKVGLVEETQRLIDQGYGNTPQLNGLIYKVVKSYLADEVSISEMPQLIKYQIHDYIRRQETYFRKMPGVTWFDTTKKTFDEELTNKVESYLDG, encoded by the coding sequence ATGCGTTCAAATAAATTTATTGTTCTAGTAGGTCCCACCTCCTCCGGCAAAACCTCGAAGGCATTGGAGTTGTGTAAAAAATTCAACGGCGAAGTTATTTCGGCCGACTCTCGGCAGTTATACAAAGGTATGGACATTGGGACGGGGAAGCTGCCCTTGTCAGCCGATCGTGTCGACGTTACTAAGGCCGGTGGTCACTGGGATTTTAATGATACACGAGTTTGGATGTATGACGTGGTTAATCCCGGTGAATATTTTTCGGCCTTGGATTTTAAAAATAAAGCTGAGGTGACCATAGATGATGTTTGGAAGCGAGCGAAAGTGCCTTTTATTGTTGGTGGGACCGGGTTTTATGTGGAGACGTTGCTTGGCCTAAAAAGTGTGGCAAACGTGTCACCGAACATAAAGTTACGCGAAGAACTCGATAAGTTGTCTGTGGCTGAGTTGTCAACGAAGTTAAAAGAGATTGATCCGGCGGCGTGGGGGCGAGTTGATAAAAATAATCCGAGGCGTTTGCAGAGAGCTATTGAAGTGTCAAATGAGAAAAATCGTCATTCTGAACTTGATTCAGAATCCAGTAACTGGATTCCGGGTCAAGCCCGGAATGACATATCGCATTCATTAATTCTCGGCTTCACCGCTCCACACGAAATCCTTTATCCTCGAGCTGACGCTTGGGTAGATGAGGCGCTAAAAGTCGGTTTGGTCGAAGAGACACAAAGATTAATTGACCAAGGATATGGTAACACACCGCAATTAAACGGCCTGATTTATAAAGTTGTGAAATCGTATCTCGCCGATGAGGTTAGCATTTCAGAAATGCCGCAGCTGATTAAATATCAAATCCATGATTATATTCGGCGCCAGGAAACGTATTTTCGCAAAATGCCGGGAGTGACTTGGTTTGACACAACCAAAAAAACCTTTGACGAGGAGCTTACAAATAAAGTAGAATCATATCTAGATGGATAG
- a CDS encoding AI-2E family transporter, with protein sequence MDRNIVITPKTIVFTALAVVVAFLLIQIKEILALLFVALMIALVISPFVDFLVTKKFKRSVAVLLTLLLVVVVLGGLIAVSLTPIISQTELFINQFPKLLETVFKSISVSTALQNFGNTLTQQLGNVSGGLIKFTIDVLSGAVSVLSVVVFSAYILVDFDHLKKIFVGLLPRSSYQHVANETIQEIEQRLGGWLRGQLIGMGFVGLTTFFGLMLLRVEFAVPLAVFAFLGELVPFIGSTVSFILAVIVGFSISPIMGIAVGGLYLLVQQVQWNLVIPRIMKKAVGLNPLVTLLALLIGGRLFGVVGAFLSLPVTLSLYIVIKNIIEHSSSKAE encoded by the coding sequence ATGGATAGAAATATCGTTATTACACCTAAAACTATAGTTTTTACCGCGCTGGCCGTCGTTGTTGCTTTTCTGCTCATTCAAATTAAAGAAATCTTAGCGCTTCTCTTTGTGGCTCTAATGATCGCTTTAGTGATTTCTCCCTTTGTAGATTTCTTGGTTACTAAAAAGTTCAAAAGGTCAGTGGCGGTTTTGCTAACACTACTTCTTGTTGTAGTGGTTCTTGGCGGATTAATAGCGGTCTCACTCACTCCAATAATTAGCCAAACTGAACTCTTTATTAACCAATTTCCAAAGCTTCTGGAAACTGTCTTTAAGTCTATTTCCGTAAGCACGGCTCTTCAGAATTTTGGAAATACTTTAACTCAACAACTGGGAAACGTTTCCGGTGGCCTAATCAAATTTACCATTGATGTTCTCTCGGGGGCTGTTTCGGTCCTTTCAGTCGTTGTTTTCTCGGCTTATATTCTGGTTGATTTTGACCATCTTAAAAAAATCTTCGTGGGGCTGCTACCCCGTTCCAGCTATCAACACGTGGCAAACGAAACAATTCAAGAAATCGAGCAGCGCTTGGGTGGTTGGTTACGGGGGCAATTAATCGGCATGGGCTTTGTGGGTCTGACCACTTTCTTTGGCCTAATGCTGCTTCGCGTCGAGTTCGCGGTGCCACTAGCGGTCTTTGCTTTCCTCGGGGAACTCGTGCCATTCATTGGTTCCACTGTTTCCTTTATTTTAGCCGTGATCGTTGGTTTTTCGATTTCTCCGATTATGGGCATCGCAGTTGGCGGTTTGTATTTACTGGTCCAGCAAGTCCAGTGGAATTTGGTAATTCCTCGAATTATGAAAAAGGCAGTGGGACTTAATCCGCTAGTCACCCTCTTGGCTCTTTTAATTGGTGGTCGTTTGTTTGGTGTCGTTGGGGCCTTTCTATCTCTCCCGGTTACCTTGTCGCTCTACATTGTCATCAAGAACATCATTGAGCACAGTTCCTCCAAAGCCGAATAA
- the secD gene encoding protein translocase subunit SecD, translating into MKFRMSRYSWTLLFIVATSAAALLVDLPKIPLKFAYGPININTSIGGYAINLPGFIRDLKIKKGLDLSGGVQIVYKADMTGITQSDQATALDAVKAVIDRRVNFFGVSEPLVQTSHVGSESRITVELPGLSNVDEALKLIGKTAVLDFRELQGASESAQMVPTGLTGKELKSAALAFAPDTNEPEVSIVFTDTGATKFQEITKRNVGKPLAIYLDDQLVSAPNVNQEISGGQAVINGKFTVDQAKSLAIQLSAGALPVPISLISQKQVSATLGTDSVQKSIFAGLVGLLIVGIFMIGNYGKLGILADVALIIYGVISLAVYKLVPVTLTLAGVAGFLLSIGMAVDANILIFERIKEERRMGRPRILSLELGFKRAWESIRDANVCTLITCFVLFNPFNWSFLNVSGLVRGFALTLALGIAISLFTGIVVTRTLVRLFYR; encoded by the coding sequence ATGAAATTTAGAATGAGTCGTTATTCTTGGACCTTGCTTTTTATTGTCGCGACAAGCGCGGCAGCGCTGCTCGTGGATCTTCCCAAAATTCCACTTAAGTTCGCTTACGGTCCTATAAATATAAACACGTCAATTGGTGGCTACGCTATAAACTTGCCAGGCTTCATCCGCGATTTAAAAATTAAAAAAGGTTTGGATTTGTCGGGAGGTGTCCAAATCGTTTACAAGGCGGATATGACTGGTATTACGCAATCAGATCAAGCAACGGCTCTGGATGCCGTCAAAGCTGTTATCGATAGGCGGGTTAACTTCTTCGGAGTTTCTGAACCGTTAGTTCAGACTTCACACGTTGGGTCAGAGTCACGGATCACTGTAGAACTACCGGGACTTTCTAATGTTGATGAAGCCCTTAAGTTAATAGGGAAGACGGCTGTATTGGATTTTAGAGAGCTACAAGGCGCTTCGGAGTCGGCCCAAATGGTGCCAACGGGCTTAACTGGCAAAGAACTTAAATCAGCGGCTCTAGCATTCGCGCCGGATACCAATGAACCGGAAGTCTCAATAGTTTTTACTGATACCGGTGCCACCAAATTTCAAGAAATTACTAAAAGAAATGTTGGGAAGCCGCTAGCGATTTATCTAGATGATCAGCTCGTTAGCGCCCCCAATGTGAATCAGGAAATCAGCGGTGGGCAAGCAGTTATTAACGGCAAGTTCACAGTCGATCAAGCTAAAAGCTTAGCAATTCAACTCTCAGCCGGGGCTTTGCCGGTACCGATTTCTTTGATTTCCCAGAAGCAGGTCTCTGCAACCTTGGGCACGGACTCCGTCCAAAAAAGCATTTTCGCCGGTCTTGTTGGTTTGCTCATCGTTGGCATTTTCATGATAGGGAACTATGGGAAATTAGGAATATTGGCGGATGTAGCTTTGATTATTTATGGTGTCATTTCGCTCGCCGTCTACAAATTAGTTCCTGTGACTTTAACTCTGGCCGGTGTCGCCGGTTTTCTACTATCAATTGGGATGGCGGTTGACGCCAACATTTTAATCTTCGAACGCATTAAAGAGGAACGACGGATGGGTCGCCCTCGTATTTTATCCCTGGAACTTGGTTTTAAGCGGGCTTGGGAAAGTATTCGCGATGCTAACGTTTGTACTTTGATCACTTGTTTTGTGCTTTTTAATCCTTTTAACTGGTCTTTCTTAAACGTCTCCGGTCTCGTTCGTGGTTTCGCATTAACGTTAGCCTTGGGAATTGCGATATCATTGTTTACCGGAATTGTGGTGACACGGACTTTAGTGCGATTATTTTATCGATAG
- the recJ gene encoding single-stranded-DNA-specific exonuclease RecJ, translating into MKSLPAKNWRVLNSCSSSSLADIKEALLKNRGLDDLRISTDFFADLTDVELDVLSVLSPNDLSAALALIKEAISSNLPIIIHGDYDVDGISATAILWETIYRGLRYKNCRPYIPNRFEDGYGLSSSSVVACGKLAESLGGTLRQAQGKLGLLITVDCGITAVKSVEEATELGFKVLVIDHHQKPENELPECQFLWSEKLCAGGLAYFLAQALLPGSTGLDLATLATIADLQPLTGLNRSLVKKGLVMLNKSSRIGLQALREVAGLRGKNLGVYEVGWALGPRLNASGRLETALDSLRLLCTTNETEAHDLALKLSEVNNLRQAKTAEMLSHAENLLVEKADSAVIVAGDSSYHEGVIGLVAGKLCQKYHRPTVVVSIGEEFSKGSARSITGFNIVEALRSASHLLENVGGHPAAAGFTIKTSNLPEFEQALQAYSKEILTEELLTPDLKVDLCLPLDVVAWELYDLVSQFEPFGLGNPEPVFCSNGVTVVDVRRMGSTNKHLSLMLRSNNSSFRAVGFGMGETEAELKPGAKVDVAYTLSKNEWQGRRSLELIVKDIKNVAIHL; encoded by the coding sequence ATGAAATCCTTACCCGCCAAAAATTGGCGCGTTCTAAATAGTTGCTCTTCATCAAGCTTAGCTGACATCAAAGAGGCCCTGCTTAAAAATCGGGGTCTCGACGACCTAAGGATTTCCACGGATTTTTTTGCGGATTTAACGGATGTGGAGTTGGATGTTTTATCTGTTCTGTCGCCCAATGATCTTTCAGCCGCATTAGCTCTTATCAAAGAAGCAATTTCTAGTAATCTGCCAATAATTATTCACGGTGACTATGATGTTGACGGGATTAGTGCGACGGCGATTTTATGGGAGACGATTTATCGTGGCTTGCGATATAAAAACTGCCGGCCGTATATACCGAATCGGTTTGAAGACGGATACGGTCTTAGTAGTAGTTCTGTTGTGGCGTGTGGTAAATTAGCCGAAAGTTTAGGGGGAACCCTTCGACAGGCTCAAGGTAAATTAGGTTTGCTAATCACGGTTGATTGCGGTATTACCGCAGTAAAATCAGTGGAAGAAGCCACAGAGCTTGGGTTCAAAGTTTTAGTAATAGATCATCACCAAAAACCGGAAAATGAGTTGCCGGAGTGCCAATTTTTATGGTCGGAAAAGCTGTGCGCTGGAGGGCTCGCTTACTTTTTAGCTCAAGCATTGTTGCCCGGGTCAACGGGGCTTGATTTGGCCACGTTAGCGACGATTGCTGATTTGCAGCCTTTGACTGGTCTAAACCGATCGCTCGTCAAAAAAGGCCTAGTGATGCTAAATAAGTCTTCTAGAATAGGCCTGCAAGCGCTTCGGGAGGTCGCAGGGCTTCGAGGTAAAAACTTGGGTGTTTATGAGGTTGGGTGGGCCCTGGGGCCCCGCCTAAACGCTTCAGGTCGACTAGAGACAGCTTTGGACAGCCTGCGGTTACTTTGTACTACTAATGAAACTGAAGCTCATGACCTGGCTTTGAAGTTGTCAGAAGTGAATAATTTGAGGCAGGCCAAAACGGCCGAAATGCTATCGCACGCCGAAAATTTGCTGGTCGAAAAAGCTGATTCTGCGGTCATCGTCGCTGGTGATTCGAGTTATCACGAAGGAGTTATTGGGCTGGTGGCTGGAAAGCTCTGCCAAAAATATCATCGTCCAACGGTCGTCGTTTCGATTGGTGAAGAGTTTTCTAAAGGTTCCGCTCGGTCTATCACTGGCTTTAATATTGTCGAAGCTTTACGCAGCGCCTCACACTTGTTAGAAAACGTTGGGGGACATCCCGCCGCGGCCGGTTTTACTATAAAAACTAGCAACCTGCCGGAGTTTGAGCAGGCGTTGCAGGCTTATTCGAAAGAGATTTTAACCGAAGAATTATTAACCCCTGATTTAAAGGTCGACTTGTGTCTGCCTTTGGACGTTGTTGCCTGGGAACTTTATGACCTTGTCAGCCAGTTCGAACCTTTTGGACTTGGTAATCCTGAACCAGTCTTCTGCTCTAATGGCGTCACCGTTGTCGACGTCCGAAGAATGGGTTCAACTAACAAACATCTGAGCCTTATGCTGCGGTCAAATAACTCTTCATTTCGAGCTGTCGGTTTTGGAATGGGGGAGACGGAGGCTGAGCTTAAGCCTGGAGCCAAAGTCGACGTCGCTTACACGCTGTCGAAGAACGAATGGCAGGGGAGAAGGTCGCTCGAGTTGATTGTTAAGGATATTAAAAACGTGGCGATCCATCTGTAG
- the secF gene encoding protein translocase subunit SecF → MINFLKYKYLYFIISGIVIVPGLISLVLWGLKPAIDFTGGTVWELKFSKTVASTEVKKYFDDSKTGELVSLTVVKPDDLSLKLKPLTEERKTSITKELTAKFGAVTDVSFETIGPLLGQELITKTAAAIILAAFLIMAYIVYRFHDRLFGVAAIAAMLHDTLVILGVFSILGHFFGIQVDTLYVTAVLTILSFSTHDTVVVYDRIRELTRVMPGKSLPELVNTALNETSVRSLNNSLTIIFMLLALVILGGDTIRVFAIALLVGTISGTYSSMFTASPILVIWHEILTRQKLARSK, encoded by the coding sequence ATGATTAACTTTCTTAAATATAAATATTTATATTTTATTATCTCTGGAATTGTCATCGTGCCCGGTCTTATCTCATTGGTGCTTTGGGGACTCAAGCCGGCGATTGATTTTACCGGCGGCACGGTCTGGGAATTAAAGTTTTCTAAAACTGTCGCTTCTACTGAAGTCAAGAAATACTTTGACGATAGTAAGACTGGGGAATTAGTGTCTTTGACGGTCGTCAAGCCTGATGACTTGTCACTTAAGCTCAAGCCACTAACCGAAGAACGAAAGACGTCGATTACCAAAGAGCTGACGGCGAAATTCGGAGCGGTCACCGACGTTAGCTTTGAAACCATCGGCCCACTCCTTGGTCAAGAGCTAATCACCAAGACCGCAGCCGCTATAATTCTCGCGGCCTTCCTGATCATGGCTTACATTGTTTACCGTTTCCATGATCGGCTCTTTGGGGTGGCGGCGATCGCAGCCATGTTGCACGATACCCTAGTCATCCTAGGAGTATTTTCCATACTTGGCCATTTCTTCGGGATTCAAGTCGATACTCTTTATGTCACGGCAGTCCTCACTATTTTGTCGTTCTCAACGCATGACACGGTGGTTGTTTACGACCGAATTCGGGAACTGACTCGGGTGATGCCTGGGAAATCTTTACCAGAACTTGTTAACACTGCGCTTAACGAAACTTCGGTACGATCACTCAACAATTCTTTAACTATTATCTTCATGCTTCTGGCGCTCGTCATTCTTGGGGGAGACACGATTCGGGTTTTTGCGATTGCACTTTTAGTTGGCACTATTTCCGGGACCTACTCATCCATGTTTACCGCTTCTCCGATTTTAGTAATTTGGCATGAAATCCTTACCCGCCAAAAATTGGCGCGTTCTAAATAG